The proteins below are encoded in one region of Ascaphus truei isolate aAscTru1 chromosome 10, aAscTru1.hap1, whole genome shotgun sequence:
- the TOE1 gene encoding target of EGR1 protein 1 has protein sequence MTCLTVPVVDVHNDNFAELWPSMLLALKTSTFIAVDTELSGLGARKSLLNPCVEERYKAICHAARTRSILSLGIACFKELPEKGDNAYLSQIYNLTLLCMEDYMIEPQSVQFLVQHGFDFNKQYSQGIPYVKGNDKGEEWNTQSVRTLFLELLRARKPLILHNGLIDLVFLYQCFYAHLPDNLGNFIADLSEMFPAGIYDTKYASEFETRFTASYLEYAYKKCKRENCKLMDSSSKHLAIEFCHYPASMSASVDYRCCSLPDPNLASPRTAPLLICEKFSAYGWCPNGMKCSQSHNIDLIIDEDENSREDKQRRKRHKRKRRKNIEEPPRERLGEEEKESDPVPDMEPPNKQTCVVLPEENGPAADQGNEKEALPQEELSLQADCRMEEVVEVPSIPVKAKTNEASSENVPAIIPHPEGETGSAKPGSEETLAKVPSGETNRNLSGSSHVKSGQAEGKNSGSSEGGIHRAGFDAFMTGYIMGYVWMLKKGVSKDSTVTHWLPDCHNKVYLSGKSVPLQIVKSIFSKSSRAHTQKIRLLSSS, from the exons ATGTGTTGAAGAGCGATATAAAGCAATATGCCACGCTGCCAGAACACGCTCCATTCTGTCGCTGGGCATCGCTTGCTTCAAAGAATTGCCAGAAAAG ggggataATGCATATTTGTCCCAAATCTATAACCTTACCCTGCTGTGTATGGAGGATTATATGATTGAGCCGCAGTCTGTGCAGTTCCTAGTCCAGCACGGATTTGACTTCAACAAACAGTACTCACAGGGGATCCCATACGTCAAGGGCAATGACAAG GGCGAGGAGTGGAATACCCAGAGCGTCCGCACGCTCTTCCTGGAGCTGCTACGTGCCCGGAAGCCGCTGATCTTGCACAATGGGCTGATCGATCTGGTCTTCCTGTATCAATGCTTCTACGCGCACCTCCCCGACAACCTGGGCAACTTCATTGCGGACCTCTCTGAAATGTTCCCAGCAGGAATCTACGACACGAAGTATGCCTCAGAGTTTGAGACTCGCTTTACAGCTTCCTACCTGGAGTATGCCTACAAGAAATG CAAAAGAGAGAACTGCAAGCTCATGGATTCTAGCAGCAAACACTTAGCCATTGAGTTTTGTCACTATCCCGCCAGCATGTCTGCTTCTGTTGATTATCGGTGCTGCTCCCTGCCTGACCCCAACCTGGCCAGTCCCAGAACAGCACCCCTACTCATTTGTGAGAAGTTTTCG GCCTACGGGTGGTGTCCAAATGGTATGAAGTGCTCACAGTCTCACAACATTGATCTCATTATTGATGAGGATGAAAACTCTAGAGAGGACAAGCAAAggagaaagagacacaaaagGAAGCGGAGAAAGAACATAGAGGAACCTCCCAGGGAGCGGCTGGGAGAGGAGGAAAAAGAAAGTGATCCTGTACCAGACATGGAGCCTCCAAATAAGCAGACTTGTGTGGTCCTTCCAGAGGAGAATGGCCCTGCTGCAGATCAGGGAAATGAAAAGGAAGCCTTGCCACAGGAAGAGCTTTCTCTCCAAGCAGATTGCAGAATGGAGGAAGTGGTGGAAGTTCCCAGCATCCCAGTTAAAGCCAAGACGAATGAAGCGAGTAGTGAAAATGTACCAGCTATCATTCCTCACCCAGAGGGAGAGACTGGCAGTGCCAAGCCAGGCAGTGAAGAAACACTGGCAAAAGTACCTAGTGGAGAGACCAACAGAAACTTGTCAGGAAGTAGCCATGTCAAATCAGGACAGGCAGAGGGGAAAAACTCTGGGTCATCTGAGGGGGGCATCCACAGAGCTGGGTTTGATGCCTTCATGACAGGTTATATCATGGGATATGTCTGGATGTTGAAGAAGGGAGTAAGCAAGGACTCCACTGTGACCCACTGGCTCCCAGATTGCCACAATAAGGTGTATCTGAGCGGGAAGTCGGTGCCGCTACAGATTGTGAAAAGCATCTTCTCAAAGTCCTCCCGGGCACACACGCAGAAGATAAGGCTGCTCTCTAGTAGTTAG